In one window of Heterodontus francisci isolate sHetFra1 chromosome 47, sHetFra1.hap1, whole genome shotgun sequence DNA:
- the rassf2a gene encoding ras association domain-containing protein 2a isoform X1, whose product MIKILEKEQKQPVMTVPPMMEDPVQIGEDKFIPKKELLGYLKTYNYYYEGQTAQLRHRQEEEELIIEGLLNISWGLRRPIRLQMQDDNERIRPPPSSTSWHSGCSIEAQRPSKTTFVIPDITVNESESLSEDRKTATQTDAYSEGSDSCDSGSSQLMRTKSDAGALILRRANLRSPSDKWRMRRHRFSINGHFYNHKTSVFTPAFGSVTNVRVNSSMSTLQVLNLLFNKFKIENNSDEFALYIVHTSGERTKLKDSDYPLISRILQGPCEDIAKIFLMEKDLGEEVTYDVAQYIKFEMPVLQSFITKLKEEEDREVKKLTRKYSVMRAIIETRVQELTESWAQI is encoded by the exons CAGAAGCAGCCCGTGATGACTGTTCCACCCATGATGGAGGATCCCGTGCAGATTGGGGAGGACAAGTTTATTCCCAA GAAGGAGCTCCTCGGATACTTAAAGACATACAACTATTACTATGAAGGACAGACTGCTCAGCTCCGGCACAGGCAG GAGGAAGAGGAGCTGATCATCGAGGGGCTTCTCAACATTTCCTGGGGACTACGCCGGCCAATCCGATTGCAGATGCAGGACGATAATGAGCGGATCCGACCCCCTCCCTCATCCACCTCCTGGCACTCGGGCTGCAGCATTGAAGCACAGAG GCCATCGAAGACCACGTTTGTTATCCCAGACATCACAGTGAACGAGTCAGAGAGTCTGTCCGAGGACAGGAAGACAGCAACACAGACTGATGCCT ATTCCGAGGGCAGCGACTCCTGTGATTCAGGGAGCTCTCAGTTGATGAGGACCAAGAGTGATGCGGGAGCACTGATCCTCCGGAGAGCCAACCTGCGGTCACCGAGTGACAAGTGGAGAATGAGGCGGCACCGCTTTTCCATCAATGGTCACTTTTATAATCATAAG ACGTCTGTCTTCACTCCAGCCTTTGGTTCTGTCACTAATGTCCGGGTAAACAGCTCTATGAGCACTCTTCAGGTGCTGAACCTACTCTTCAACAAGTTTAAG ATTGAGAACAATTCTGATGAGTTTGCACTTTATATTGTCCACACCAGCGGTG AAAGAACAAAATTAAAGGATTCCGACTATCCTCTCATCTCCCGCATACTTCAGGGGCCTTGTGAAGATATAGCTAAAATCTTTCTCATGGAGAAGGACCTGGGTGAAGAGGTCACGTATGAT GTTGCTCAGTATATCAAATTTGAGATGCCAGTGTTACAGAGCTTCATTACAAAACTCAAAGAAGAGGAAGATCGAGAAGTGAAAAAGTTAACACGCAA ATATTCAGTAATGCGTGCGATTATCGAGACACGTGTGCAAGAACTGACAGAGTCTTGGGCACAGATCTGA
- the rassf2a gene encoding ras association domain-containing protein 2a isoform X2, whose translation MIKILEKEKQPVMTVPPMMEDPVQIGEDKFIPKKELLGYLKTYNYYYEGQTAQLRHRQEEEELIIEGLLNISWGLRRPIRLQMQDDNERIRPPPSSTSWHSGCSIEAQRPSKTTFVIPDITVNESESLSEDRKTATQTDAYSEGSDSCDSGSSQLMRTKSDAGALILRRANLRSPSDKWRMRRHRFSINGHFYNHKTSVFTPAFGSVTNVRVNSSMSTLQVLNLLFNKFKIENNSDEFALYIVHTSGERTKLKDSDYPLISRILQGPCEDIAKIFLMEKDLGEEVTYDVAQYIKFEMPVLQSFITKLKEEEDREVKKLTRKYSVMRAIIETRVQELTESWAQI comes from the exons AAGCAGCCCGTGATGACTGTTCCACCCATGATGGAGGATCCCGTGCAGATTGGGGAGGACAAGTTTATTCCCAA GAAGGAGCTCCTCGGATACTTAAAGACATACAACTATTACTATGAAGGACAGACTGCTCAGCTCCGGCACAGGCAG GAGGAAGAGGAGCTGATCATCGAGGGGCTTCTCAACATTTCCTGGGGACTACGCCGGCCAATCCGATTGCAGATGCAGGACGATAATGAGCGGATCCGACCCCCTCCCTCATCCACCTCCTGGCACTCGGGCTGCAGCATTGAAGCACAGAG GCCATCGAAGACCACGTTTGTTATCCCAGACATCACAGTGAACGAGTCAGAGAGTCTGTCCGAGGACAGGAAGACAGCAACACAGACTGATGCCT ATTCCGAGGGCAGCGACTCCTGTGATTCAGGGAGCTCTCAGTTGATGAGGACCAAGAGTGATGCGGGAGCACTGATCCTCCGGAGAGCCAACCTGCGGTCACCGAGTGACAAGTGGAGAATGAGGCGGCACCGCTTTTCCATCAATGGTCACTTTTATAATCATAAG ACGTCTGTCTTCACTCCAGCCTTTGGTTCTGTCACTAATGTCCGGGTAAACAGCTCTATGAGCACTCTTCAGGTGCTGAACCTACTCTTCAACAAGTTTAAG ATTGAGAACAATTCTGATGAGTTTGCACTTTATATTGTCCACACCAGCGGTG AAAGAACAAAATTAAAGGATTCCGACTATCCTCTCATCTCCCGCATACTTCAGGGGCCTTGTGAAGATATAGCTAAAATCTTTCTCATGGAGAAGGACCTGGGTGAAGAGGTCACGTATGAT GTTGCTCAGTATATCAAATTTGAGATGCCAGTGTTACAGAGCTTCATTACAAAACTCAAAGAAGAGGAAGATCGAGAAGTGAAAAAGTTAACACGCAA ATATTCAGTAATGCGTGCGATTATCGAGACACGTGTGCAAGAACTGACAGAGTCTTGGGCACAGATCTGA
- the rassf2a gene encoding ras association domain-containing protein 2a isoform X3, with protein sequence MTVPPMMEDPVQIGEDKFIPKKELLGYLKTYNYYYEGQTAQLRHRQEEEELIIEGLLNISWGLRRPIRLQMQDDNERIRPPPSSTSWHSGCSIEAQRPSKTTFVIPDITVNESESLSEDRKTATQTDAYSEGSDSCDSGSSQLMRTKSDAGALILRRANLRSPSDKWRMRRHRFSINGHFYNHKTSVFTPAFGSVTNVRVNSSMSTLQVLNLLFNKFKIENNSDEFALYIVHTSGERTKLKDSDYPLISRILQGPCEDIAKIFLMEKDLGEEVTYDVAQYIKFEMPVLQSFITKLKEEEDREVKKLTRKYSVMRAIIETRVQELTESWAQI encoded by the exons ATGACTGTTCCACCCATGATGGAGGATCCCGTGCAGATTGGGGAGGACAAGTTTATTCCCAA GAAGGAGCTCCTCGGATACTTAAAGACATACAACTATTACTATGAAGGACAGACTGCTCAGCTCCGGCACAGGCAG GAGGAAGAGGAGCTGATCATCGAGGGGCTTCTCAACATTTCCTGGGGACTACGCCGGCCAATCCGATTGCAGATGCAGGACGATAATGAGCGGATCCGACCCCCTCCCTCATCCACCTCCTGGCACTCGGGCTGCAGCATTGAAGCACAGAG GCCATCGAAGACCACGTTTGTTATCCCAGACATCACAGTGAACGAGTCAGAGAGTCTGTCCGAGGACAGGAAGACAGCAACACAGACTGATGCCT ATTCCGAGGGCAGCGACTCCTGTGATTCAGGGAGCTCTCAGTTGATGAGGACCAAGAGTGATGCGGGAGCACTGATCCTCCGGAGAGCCAACCTGCGGTCACCGAGTGACAAGTGGAGAATGAGGCGGCACCGCTTTTCCATCAATGGTCACTTTTATAATCATAAG ACGTCTGTCTTCACTCCAGCCTTTGGTTCTGTCACTAATGTCCGGGTAAACAGCTCTATGAGCACTCTTCAGGTGCTGAACCTACTCTTCAACAAGTTTAAG ATTGAGAACAATTCTGATGAGTTTGCACTTTATATTGTCCACACCAGCGGTG AAAGAACAAAATTAAAGGATTCCGACTATCCTCTCATCTCCCGCATACTTCAGGGGCCTTGTGAAGATATAGCTAAAATCTTTCTCATGGAGAAGGACCTGGGTGAAGAGGTCACGTATGAT GTTGCTCAGTATATCAAATTTGAGATGCCAGTGTTACAGAGCTTCATTACAAAACTCAAAGAAGAGGAAGATCGAGAAGTGAAAAAGTTAACACGCAA ATATTCAGTAATGCGTGCGATTATCGAGACACGTGTGCAAGAACTGACAGAGTCTTGGGCACAGATCTGA